The Ornithinimicrobium faecis genome includes a window with the following:
- a CDS encoding class I SAM-dependent methyltransferase → MTALASPLESLRGAVLEIGPGRHPHLPLDPNDPWIGVEPDQAAARWLESQVGGHRVTVLAVGAEELPVPTGSIDTVVTSHALCSVRDPAQVLREVLRVLRPGGRFTFEEHVGSPRGTVLRIAQDALSPITRLIDGCRVNRDTGDLISAAGFQRVELQSFTRPGPLGSAIPHVAGSAYC, encoded by the coding sequence ATGACCGCACTGGCGAGTCCACTGGAGTCCCTGCGCGGTGCCGTCCTGGAGATCGGTCCGGGACGGCACCCGCACCTTCCCCTCGATCCCAACGACCCGTGGATCGGCGTCGAGCCCGACCAGGCCGCGGCTCGCTGGCTCGAGAGCCAGGTCGGCGGGCACCGGGTGACGGTGCTCGCCGTCGGGGCCGAGGAGCTGCCGGTGCCCACGGGCAGCATCGACACCGTCGTCACGTCCCACGCGCTGTGCTCGGTGCGGGACCCCGCCCAGGTGCTCCGTGAGGTGCTGCGGGTCCTGCGTCCCGGCGGGCGCTTCACCTTCGAGGAGCACGTCGGATCACCCCGCGGCACCGTGCTGCGCATCGCCCAGGACGCCCTCAGCCCGATCACGCGGCTCATCGACGGCTGTCGCGTCAACCGCGACACCGGAGACCTCATCTCGGCCGCCGGTTTCCAGCGGGTGGAGCTGCAGTCCTTCACGCGTCCTGGGCCACTGGGCAGCGCCATTCCCCACGTCGCCGGCTCGGCGTACTGTTGA